From Drosophila nasuta strain 15112-1781.00 chromosome X, ASM2355853v1, whole genome shotgun sequence, one genomic window encodes:
- the LOC132796537 gene encoding uncharacterized protein LOC132796537 isoform X2, protein MMETFLVLGLCFILYEALDFFQGCIHSNTPSPSDQIEAYRRELDEQRQQQQQEQFLAGLTPLLGAQFAAAAAAAAGSQSTLSSTTPTASTASVISDSYEQENSQSQSQSQSQSQSQSQSQQPHSLSTPGLFRPAALGYYDPEDPLHATSSLPRDYYYLQQQQLKNKASSKSLLSKFSSTNSDNRIHPEAAHGVLGVPASAVITTQPLPVAGESVASLGLFDCQPQLVPLLPGSPLLLELKRAIISTNNCNGIQQQQKSTHFNEDEEPLSDNDNDNVCPQCEEEEDNDNDNDDEDDLSICGSSSNGSSSNNSCNSPAGAANSEPNICAAAAAVAQQLPRIHHIAIDDIGIGGIGGQSASSGEASHSLATASSSSSSHADFREIECERLRRKCVSVKRIYSISEKF, encoded by the coding sequence ATGATGGAGACATTTCTTGTCCTGGGCCTGTGTTTTATCCTGTACGAAGCATTGGATTTCTTTCAAGGCTGCATACACAGCAACACGCCCTCACCGAGCGACCAAATCGAGGCCTATCGCCGCGAACTCGACGAacagcgccagcagcagcagcaggaacaaTTCCTGGCCGGTCTCACTCCACTGCTGGGCGCCCAATTTGCCGCCgcagccgccgctgccgctggcTCCCAATCGACGCTCAGCAGCACCACGCCCACCGCCTCCACGGCGAGCGTCATCAGTGATTCGTACGAACAAGAGAACTCTCAATcccaatcgcaatcgcaatcgcaatcccAATCGCAGTCACAATCACAGCAACCGCATTCGTTGAGCACTCCGGGATTGTTTCGACCCGCTGCATTGGGTTATTACGATCCTGAGGATCCGTTGCATGCCACATCGTCGCTGCCACGCGACTATTACtatctgcagcagcagcagctgaagaacAAGGCCAGCTCCAAGTCGCTGCTCTCGAAGTTCTCCTCCACCAACTCCGACAATCGCATCCATCCCGAGGCCGCCCACGGTGTCTTGGGTGTCCCTGCATCGGCGGTGATTACCACACAACCGCTGCCAGTCGCTGGGGAATCGGTGGCTAGCTTGGGTCTCTTCGATTGCCAGCCACAGTTGGTGCCACTGCTGCCCGGTTCGCCGCTGCTGCTCGAACTTAAGCGAGCCATCATCAGCACGAACAACTGCAACGGaattcaacagcaacagaagtcGACGCACTTCAACGAGGACGAAGAACCGCTcagcgataacgataacgataacgttTGTCCGCAGTGCGAAGAGGAGgaggacaacgacaacgacaacgacgacgaagacgatCTATCCATCTGTGGCAGCAGCTCCAACGGTTCCAGTTCGAACAACTCGTGCAACTCGCCAGCTGGTGCCGCAAATAGCGAGCCGAATATTTGCGCTGCGGCTGCCGCAGTTGCACAGCAGCTGCCGCGCATTCATCACATTGCCATCGACGACATTGGCATCGGCGGCATCGGTGGACAGTCAGCGTCCAGTGGCGAGGCAAGTCACAGCCTGGCCACAGCGAGTTCCAGCTCCAGTTCGCACGCCGACTTTCGGGAGATCGAGTGCGAGCGACTGCGACGCAAGTGCGTGAGCGTAAAGCGCATCTATAGCATTTCGGAAAAGTTCTAA
- the LOC132796537 gene encoding uncharacterized protein LOC132796537 isoform X1: MMETFLVLGLCFILYEALDFFQGCIHSNTPSPSDQIEAYRRELDEQRQQQQQEQFLAGLTPLLGAQFAAAAAAAAGSQSTLSSTTPTASTASVISDSYEQENSQSQSQSQSQSQSQSQSQQPHSLSTPGLFRPAALGYYDPEDPLHATSSLPRDYYYLQQQQLKNKASSKSLLSKFSSTNSDNRIHPEAAHGVLGVPASAVITTQPLPVAGESVASLGLFDCQPQLVPLLPGSPLLLELKRAIISTNNCNGIQQQQKSTHFNEDEEPLSDNDNDNVCPQCEEEEDNDNDNDDEDDLSICGSSSNGSSSNNSCNSPAGAANSEPNICAAAAAVAQQLPRIHHIAIDDIGIGGIGGQSASSGEASHSLATASSSSSSHADFREIECERLRRNRFGATETQHNSCTRIRMVSPDY; the protein is encoded by the exons ATGATGGAGACATTTCTTGTCCTGGGCCTGTGTTTTATCCTGTACGAAGCATTGGATTTCTTTCAAGGCTGCATACACAGCAACACGCCCTCACCGAGCGACCAAATCGAGGCCTATCGCCGCGAACTCGACGAacagcgccagcagcagcagcaggaacaaTTCCTGGCCGGTCTCACTCCACTGCTGGGCGCCCAATTTGCCGCCgcagccgccgctgccgctggcTCCCAATCGACGCTCAGCAGCACCACGCCCACCGCCTCCACGGCGAGCGTCATCAGTGATTCGTACGAACAAGAGAACTCTCAATcccaatcgcaatcgcaatcgcaatcccAATCGCAGTCACAATCACAGCAACCGCATTCGTTGAGCACTCCGGGATTGTTTCGACCCGCTGCATTGGGTTATTACGATCCTGAGGATCCGTTGCATGCCACATCGTCGCTGCCACGCGACTATTACtatctgcagcagcagcagctgaagaacAAGGCCAGCTCCAAGTCGCTGCTCTCGAAGTTCTCCTCCACCAACTCCGACAATCGCATCCATCCCGAGGCCGCCCACGGTGTCTTGGGTGTCCCTGCATCGGCGGTGATTACCACACAACCGCTGCCAGTCGCTGGGGAATCGGTGGCTAGCTTGGGTCTCTTCGATTGCCAGCCACAGTTGGTGCCACTGCTGCCCGGTTCGCCGCTGCTGCTCGAACTTAAGCGAGCCATCATCAGCACGAACAACTGCAACGGaattcaacagcaacagaagtcGACGCACTTCAACGAGGACGAAGAACCGCTcagcgataacgataacgataacgttTGTCCGCAGTGCGAAGAGGAGgaggacaacgacaacgacaacgacgacgaagacgatCTATCCATCTGTGGCAGCAGCTCCAACGGTTCCAGTTCGAACAACTCGTGCAACTCGCCAGCTGGTGCCGCAAATAGCGAGCCGAATATTTGCGCTGCGGCTGCCGCAGTTGCACAGCAGCTGCCGCGCATTCATCACATTGCCATCGACGACATTGGCATCGGCGGCATCGGTGGACAGTCAGCGTCCAGTGGCGAGGCAAGTCACAGCCTGGCCACAGCGAGTTCCAGCTCCAGTTCGCACGCCGACTTTCGGGAGATCGAGTGCGAGCGACTGCGACGCAA CCGTTTTGGTGCAACCGAAACTCAACACAACAGCTGCACACGCATTCGCATGGTATCTCCTGATTACTAG